Part of the Tolypothrix sp. PCC 7910 genome, TTTAATACGCTATCTTAAATTAGATGAGATAGAAATCTTCCTAAAAAGCAGAAATTTAATAAAGAATTAAGCCAACAGACGGATGCATCACTAATAATTAACTTGATTGTCCACTAAAACACCTTATGAGCGAGTTGGAGCGGTATTATAGAGTCTTGGAATTAGAGCCTGGAGCAACACTTGAAGAAGTGAACCAGGCTTATAAAGATTTGGTTTTTGTATGGCATCCCGATCGCATTCCCCAAGACAATCTCCGTTTACAACAAAAGGCGCAAGATAAGCTAAAAGCGATTAACGAAGCGCGTGATAAATTGCGTTCTATCAAGGTTAAGCATCAACCAACAACATACTCACACCCGCATCAACATCAACCGACAACATACTCACCGCCACATCAGCCACATCCGCCTCAACCGAAAAAGTCACCTCAAACTGGTTATGAACCATCATCTAAAAATACAGATTTGAGTGGCAAAGATTTTAGCCGAGCCAACTTGAGCAACAAAGATTTATCGGGGAGAAACCTGAGTTTTGCTGACTTGAGTGGTGCAAACCTCAGCGATACTTTTATGCACAAAGTGAATCTCAGAGGTGCAAATTTATCGGAAGCTAATTTATTTAGAGCTAACCTACTTCTAGCAGATATGAGAGAAGCGAATTTACGCTCAGCCAACTTAATTGGAGCAGATTTAAGTGGCGCTGATTTGCGAGGCGCTGATTTAACAGGAGCAAGGATTCGCTCAGGCGATCGCCTTCTGGTTAAATTGATAGGAGCTAACTTAGCCGGTGCTATTATGCCAGATGGTTCTGTTCACCAATAAGTTGGGGCATAGGGCATGGGGCATGGGGCATTGGTAATTCCCCCTCATCTCCTTCATCCCCAGTCCCCAATCCCTAATCCCCAATCCCCTTTTCATCAAGAAACTTTGCCTGCAATGTGGGAAACTTGGCAATAGTTATCAAAAAATCAATTTAAGATGAGTACCAACATTTCTGACATTGCAGTCAAAACCATCAACGGTGAGGATAAGCTACTGAGTGAGTATGCTGGCAAAGTACTCTTGATTGTGAATGTGGCTTCTTACTGTGGTTACACGCCTCAATATGAGGGATTAGAAAGGTTGAACCGAGAGTATAGAGACGCTGGCTTACGGATTCTGGCGTTTCCTAGTAATGACTTTGGCGCACAGGAACCGGGCAGCAACGAAGAAATTGTACAATTCTGTACGAGCAAGTACGGTGTTAGCTTTGAACTGTTCGATAAAGTTCATGCTAAGGATTCGCAACAGCACCCACTTTATACTCGTCTCACCAATGCAGTTGAGCCTACAGGGCCTGTTGCTTGGAATTTTGAAAAATTTTTAGTGAATAAGCAAGGTGAAGTAGTAGCTCGTTTTAAAAGCAGCGTCAAACCATATTCGCCAGAATTAATTGCCACCATTGAAAGCGAATTAGCTAAATAAATAGTAATCTAGATGAATTTGTTGTGAGAAATCATGAACATAGCAATCATTGGTTGTGGTTATGTAGGTTGTGCAGTTGCCCAATGTTGGCAGCAAAAAATGAATTTTGTAGTGACTGCAACTACAACTACACCAACACGTGTACCCGCATTAGAAGCAGTAGCCCAGAAAGTTATAGTCGTTAAAGGTAATGATGCAAATGGGCTAAAAGCAGTATTAGCAAGTCAAGATGTAGTGCTGTTAAGTGTGGGTGCAAAAGGCGCTGATTTTTATGAAGAAGCTTATTTGCAAACTGCCAAAACTTTAGCCTCTATTTTGCCGGAATTTCCGAATGTGCAGCAACTAATCTACACAGGTAGTTATTCTGTTTATGGTGACAAAAATGGTGAGTTTGTAGATGAAGAAACTACAGCTAACCCTAGCACTACCAATGGTAAAATCATGAAGGAAACTGAAGATGTTTTGCTATCAGCAAACAGTAATAATCTTCACGTTTGTATTTTGCGATTAGGCGGTATTTATGGCCCAGGTAGGGAACTAATCAAAATATTTGGTCGCCTTGCTGGTACTAGCCGTCCTGGTAGTGGTGATGATGTCGCCAATTGGATTCATCTTGATGATATTGTGGGTGTAATTGAGTTTGCGCGCCAACACAATTGGCAAGGAATTTATAATGTAGTGGACGATGCCCATCTCATTAGTCGCGAATTCTTTGAAACTTTGCTAACAACGCACAATTTACCTCAAATTAAGTGGGATGCTTCGCTTCCAAGTAATCGTCCCTATAATGCTTGGGTATCAAATCAAAAAATTAAGGATGCTGGATATCAATTGATTCATCCACAAATGATATTTAATTAAATATTTGAGATGAGATATTGTAGGATGCGTTATAACGCATCCTACAAACGCATCCTACTGATTTTTATCCTCATCACCCAGCATTTTTAATAATCTTCTGGCAGCTAAAACCCCTACAACTCCAGCACCAACTAATTCGACTGCTTGTAAAACTTTTTTACCGACATCTTGATTGTCTAAGTGATGGTGAAAAATCTCATCATGCACCCATTCTTCAGTCGCTTTAAAGTCATGAATTGGAGTTGGTAATAGTGTTAAATAAGTGCTTTGACGAATTAAGTGTGCGGGTTCGCCTGCAACTTCAAAAGTATTAAAAAGGTTAGCAGCAGCATCATTTAACCCCAACTTTAAGAGAGTACCGCGGATATTAACTTTCACAGGTTTCAGTTCTTCTCCGAGAGCGATCGCTTTTAAATTTTTGGCAATAGTAGCACCTTGTTGATAAGCAACTTGAGCTGTAGGTGGTAGGGAATTACCCTGAACTGCTACACAATCACCACCTGCAAAGACTTCGGGAAAGTCGAGCAGTTGCATGGTAGGCGTAACTAGGGGGTGATTATGGCGATCGCGCTGTTCTTTGGGAATGGGTAAGTCTTGAATTAATGGATGGTTGGAAGTTCCGGCTGTCCAGATTGTGGTGTAAGTTGGTAAAGTTTTAACTTCCTCGTTAGTTTTATATTCAATAGAGTTGGAGTTAACAGCAGTGGCTTCTGCTCCCCTGAGAATTTCAATTGGTACAGTGCGTTTTTGTAATTCTTGTTCGGCGTTGGGACGAAGTGGATCGTTAATATCGCCGTCGAGAATTTTTTCCCCATGATTGAGCAGAACCACATGAATGTCCTGAGAATTTCCGCCTAAGGCGCTATACCAAAGGGGGAGAAAATCTCCCAAAGTAGCTGCCATTTCTACACCGGAAGCACCACCACCAACTATCACTACAGTTAGCAATTGTCGGCGTTGTTCTGCATCTTCAGTTTGCAAGGCTCTTTGTAAGCAGTCGCGCAAATGTTTATCGAGTGCGATCGCATCTGCTTGTGTCCAAAATGGGAAAGCATTTTCTTTCGCACCTTTAACCTGATGATAGCCAGTCACGCTACCCAACGCTAAGACTAAATTACTGTAGCTGTAGGAATTTCCTGAAGCTAATTTTACTTCTCGTTGCTGCAGGTTTATAGAATCGACTGTATCTTGAACAAAAATTACACCACTACCTTGAAGTAATTCCGCAAAGCGGGGTACTACTTGAAAGCTATCCATTTCGCCATCGAAATATTCATAAAGTAATGGCTTAAAACAAAAGCGCTCATTTTTATCAATTAATATCACAGAACGAGGGTAATGTTCGTGAGCTAAATGTAAGGCTGTAAATAGCCCTGTAAAGCCACCACCTAGAATCACGGTTTGATACACTGGGCTGCTCATAAAATCTCTTTCCTTGCAAAAGTTTTAAAAATCTGAATTGCTATTTTTCACGCATAATCACATGGAGATGAAAACATAGCTTTTCCTAATCTGCTGAGATAAAAATTTATCAGCGTTTATCCTCTTCCATCTGCGGTTAATTTTAATTCCTGTACCTCACCAATATGAAAACCGCTATCAAGGGTCATTTGCATTGACAAATGACTCTTGACATATTTGCTTAGATAAATAAGAAAAAGGCTATTAACCCCAAGCTGAGAATAACAGCTAGCAAAATTGCATATTCAACTCTGCGGCTAAAAAATCCCACAGCCGCAACTAGTGCGATCGCTAGCCCGATAATGCCGACATACTGCTCCTTTTGGAGATTCTTGGCAATGAGCGGGTCTTGTGCGGTACCTGGTGATGGAGTTTCTTGAAGAGTTTTAGGTGCAAGCTCTGAGCCTGGTAATTGTTGTAATAACAAGTTCATGGAATACTCCTGAAAAAACTAGAATTTTTGAACAATTTTATGCTCGCCAAATGTAGAGCAGGGAAAATAAAAACACCCACACTACATCAACAAAATGCCAAAATAAAGTTGCTGAACTCACACCGAAATGACCCTGGCTATAGTTACCCGGAATGAAAGAACGGACAAGCATAATTATTTGCAGAACTACACCTGCAAAAACGTGCAAACTATGAAACCCTGTAAGCACATAGAATGTAGACCCAACTAGTCCCGTAGTGATTTGGAAGTCGAGATTTTTCCACTCAATTATCTGAGCAATTAAAAAGTAGCTACCCATGATAATTGTCAGCAACCACAGCCAGCGAAATTTATTTAATCTGTGATGCCTAAGAGCATTTTCTGCTGGTTGAATGACAAAGCTACTAGAAAGCAATACCACTGTGTTAATAATCACAAAGGTAGATAATTCTGGCCCAGAAACACCTGGTGGTAACCAATTTGATGTGGTTAATCGCAGACCAACATAGGTAAAGATAAAACTCAAAAAGATGATGCTTTCTGATAGTAGGAATATGGTAAATCCAAACATTCCCTTACCATGATGATCCTCATGACTTCCACCACCACTGGGCAGAAAGCGCTGCAACCAATTTGGTAAGCGTCGCCGCCACTTTTCAAAACGGATAGGACTTTCATCTATATGAATTGTGCGACGTTGCATCATACCAATTCTTTATAATCAGGCTACAAATTCAAACATTAAAACTAGTACTGCACCACATTAATTCTGAGGGTTGTAAAAAACGAACCACATTCGACGGAGTCGTTCCCGCAGGGTAGGCGCAAAGAGCGCAAAGAAAGAGAAATGAAGAAGCAGTTTACCTAGCACAACTAATAGGACAAATCACTAGGATTCTGTGAGACTTTCGTAATTACGAATTACGAATTATCAGAAGGTTCTATTACTGAATATTTAGGATCGCCGTAGTCATAAGGGGGCCTTCTCACAACTGGAATCTCTGCAAAGTTATCTCGCGGAGGTGGCGAAGATGTTGTCCATTCCAATCCTGTAGCGTGCCAAGGATTATCTACTGCCCTTGGCCCATATAGCCAAGAACCAACAATATTGGCAATAAAGGGTAGAGTCGATACCCCTAAAGCGAATGCCGCTAAACTAGCAATGACGTTCCATCCTTGATACTGCGGATCGTAGGAAGAAATTCGGCGTAGCATTCCCTGCAAACCCAAAGGATGCATAGAGAAGAAGGTAATATTAGCTGGAATAAATGTCAGCCAGAAATGTAGTTTGCCCCAACCTTCCGCGTACATCCTGCCAGTGATTTTGGGAAACCAGAAGTAAATGGCTGCAAAGATAGCCATTGTAATGGTGTTGAAAACGATGTAGTGGAAGTGACCCACTACAAAATATGTATTGTTCACGTGAATATCAAAGGGTGTAGCCGCCAGCATCACCCCAGTAACGCCACCGAAAATAAACATGGCTGCACCTCCCATCGCAAATAACATCGGTGTTTCTAAATGCAGCTTGCTTTTCCAGATAGTGGCAGTCCAAGCAAATGCCTTCACCCCTGTAGGTATCGCAACTAACATGGAAGTGGCCATGAAAGTCATCCGCATCCAGCCAGGGGTAGCACTGGTGAACATATGATGTACCCAAACGAAGATGCTAACAACAGCGATACCTAAGGAAGCGATCGCTACTGACCGATAGCCAAATAGAGGATTGCGGGAAAAGGCTGGCAATACTTCCGCAATAATACCGAAGGCTGGTAGCGCCATGATATACACTGCTGGGTGAGAGTAAAACCAAAATAAATGCTGGTAGATGATGGGGTCGCCATTTTCTAAGGGCTTGAAGAAGTGCGTACCAACAGCAAGGTCAAGTAACAACAGTATCAATGCACCTGTGAGGGCTGGTAAATTAATCAGCTGCAACAACTGGGCGCTGAGTACTGACCAAACAAACACAGGCATCCGAAAAAATGTCATCCCAGGCGATCGCATCCAAAAGATGGTGGTCACAAAGTTGACCGCTCCCATAATTGAGGAGATACCGATTAATACCAGACTAACTATCCAAAAGAATTCACCGTTAATTGGTTGACCGGGCGGAAATTGCAAACTAACTGGCGGATAAGACCACCAACCCGCCTGTGCCGCACCACTAGGTAGCAAAAAGCTAGATATGAGCAAAAGGCCTGCGGGTGGCAAAATCCAAAAAGAGATGGCATTGAGTAGGGGAAAGGCCATATCCCGCGCGCCAATCATTAACGGCACTAGGTAGTTAGAAAGTCCTGCATTGAAGGGGATAATCCACAGAAAAATCATGATTGTGCCGTGCATGGTGAACAGGCCGTTGTAAAGCGGACGATCAACCACATTTGCTTCTGGGGTGAGCAGTTCGGCACGAATGATCATCGCCAACAACCCACCAATTAGGAAGAAAATAAACGTCATCACCATGTACTGCACACCAATTACCTTATGGTCGGTGCTGAAGCTGAAATATTGCCGCCAGCCATCACTAGGCTTTGGCTGCGGGGCGATCGCTTCACTCATTTCATGTGTCATTCATTACCTTCCTTTCCTGGGCTACGGCGCTTTGGCTGGGTACTCTGGTGTACCAACCGCTGTTAAATAAGGTTTTTGGTGGTTCGATATGTTCGGCAACTGCCTGATTTTTGATAGTTTTGGGTTTTTTAGCCGCTTGGGTGAGCCACTGGTTATAAGCTGTGGCAGATTCCACATAGACATCCGCTTCCATCAAGGCAAAGTAAGTCCCGCTAAATTGAGAATCTTTCAGCTTATATTTGCCTGTGCGAATTGGTGTGAGGACAATATCAATATCGCGGTTGGGAATTATATCCTGTTTTAAGCGGAACTCAGGGACGTAAAAACCATGAATCACATCCTGGGCGTTCAGGTTGAGGCGGGTGCTGCTATTCACTCTAAGGTGTAATTCATCACTCACAATATTATTGGGATAGCGGAAAGACCACTCCCACTGTTTAGCGAAAACATCAATAGTTTCAGCTGCTGGTTTGGGAACGTCGGCGATTGCTGCGGCATAAGCTGGTTCCGATTCTATGGGTAGATGCAAATGCACAATTTGCCCCAAACCCAGAATATTTAATTGCTGATAAATATTGAAGCTTTGAAAAGCAATCCACAATACCAGCAGCGTCGGGGTTGCTG contains:
- a CDS encoding NAD(P)/FAD-dependent oxidoreductase, which codes for MSSPVYQTVILGGGFTGLFTALHLAHEHYPRSVILIDKNERFCFKPLLYEYFDGEMDSFQVVPRFAELLQGSGVIFVQDTVDSINLQQREVKLASGNSYSYSNLVLALGSVTGYHQVKGAKENAFPFWTQADAIALDKHLRDCLQRALQTEDAEQRRQLLTVVIVGGGASGVEMAATLGDFLPLWYSALGGNSQDIHVVLLNHGEKILDGDINDPLRPNAEQELQKRTVPIEILRGAEATAVNSNSIEYKTNEEVKTLPTYTTIWTAGTSNHPLIQDLPIPKEQRDRHNHPLVTPTMQLLDFPEVFAGGDCVAVQGNSLPPTAQVAYQQGATIAKNLKAIALGEELKPVKVNIRGTLLKLGLNDAAANLFNTFEVAGEPAHLIRQSTYLTLLPTPIHDFKATEEWVHDEIFHHHLDNQDVGKKVLQAVELVGAGVVGVLAARRLLKMLGDEDKNQ
- a CDS encoding cytochrome c oxidase subunit II, whose product is MFKFLEYLLIAAYIAVLLVISHWIGQQAYSWMPAEATAEAQKVDDLFSFLVSIGAFILLGLVGMMVYSVLFFRASKHDYSEGHPSRGDARLEILWTATPTLLVLWIAFQSFNIYQQLNILGLGQIVHLHLPIESEPAYAAAIADVPKPAAETIDVFAKQWEWSFRYPNNIVSDELHLRVNSSTRLNLNAQDVIHGFYVPEFRLKQDIIPNRDIDIVLTPIRTGKYKLKDSQFSGTYFALMEADVYVESATAYNQWLTQAAKKPKTIKNQAVAEHIEPPKTLFNSGWYTRVPSQSAVAQERKVMNDT
- a CDS encoding SDR family oxidoreductase; this encodes MNIAIIGCGYVGCAVAQCWQQKMNFVVTATTTTPTRVPALEAVAQKVIVVKGNDANGLKAVLASQDVVLLSVGAKGADFYEEAYLQTAKTLASILPEFPNVQQLIYTGSYSVYGDKNGEFVDEETTANPSTTNGKIMKETEDVLLSANSNNLHVCILRLGGIYGPGRELIKIFGRLAGTSRPGSGDDVANWIHLDDIVGVIEFARQHNWQGIYNVVDDAHLISREFFETLLTTHNLPQIKWDASLPSNRPYNAWVSNQKIKDAGYQLIHPQMIFN
- a CDS encoding glutathione peroxidase, which produces MSTNISDIAVKTINGEDKLLSEYAGKVLLIVNVASYCGYTPQYEGLERLNREYRDAGLRILAFPSNDFGAQEPGSNEEIVQFCTSKYGVSFELFDKVHAKDSQQHPLYTRLTNAVEPTGPVAWNFEKFLVNKQGEVVARFKSSVKPYSPELIATIESELAK
- a CDS encoding pentapeptide repeat-containing protein; its protein translation is MSELERYYRVLELEPGATLEEVNQAYKDLVFVWHPDRIPQDNLRLQQKAQDKLKAINEARDKLRSIKVKHQPTTYSHPHQHQPTTYSPPHQPHPPQPKKSPQTGYEPSSKNTDLSGKDFSRANLSNKDLSGRNLSFADLSGANLSDTFMHKVNLRGANLSEANLFRANLLLADMREANLRSANLIGADLSGADLRGADLTGARIRSGDRLLVKLIGANLAGAIMPDGSVHQ
- a CDS encoding heme-copper oxidase subunit III; amino-acid sequence: MQRRTIHIDESPIRFEKWRRRLPNWLQRFLPSGGGSHEDHHGKGMFGFTIFLLSESIIFLSFIFTYVGLRLTTSNWLPPGVSGPELSTFVIINTVVLLSSSFVIQPAENALRHHRLNKFRWLWLLTIIMGSYFLIAQIIEWKNLDFQITTGLVGSTFYVLTGFHSLHVFAGVVLQIIMLVRSFIPGNYSQGHFGVSSATLFWHFVDVVWVFLFSLLYIWRA
- a CDS encoding cbb3-type cytochrome c oxidase subunit I, coding for MTHEMSEAIAPQPKPSDGWRQYFSFSTDHKVIGVQYMVMTFIFFLIGGLLAMIIRAELLTPEANVVDRPLYNGLFTMHGTIMIFLWIIPFNAGLSNYLVPLMIGARDMAFPLLNAISFWILPPAGLLLISSFLLPSGAAQAGWWSYPPVSLQFPPGQPINGEFFWIVSLVLIGISSIMGAVNFVTTIFWMRSPGMTFFRMPVFVWSVLSAQLLQLINLPALTGALILLLLDLAVGTHFFKPLENGDPIIYQHLFWFYSHPAVYIMALPAFGIIAEVLPAFSRNPLFGYRSVAIASLGIAVVSIFVWVHHMFTSATPGWMRMTFMATSMLVAIPTGVKAFAWTATIWKSKLHLETPMLFAMGGAAMFIFGGVTGVMLAATPFDIHVNNTYFVVGHFHYIVFNTITMAIFAAIYFWFPKITGRMYAEGWGKLHFWLTFIPANITFFSMHPLGLQGMLRRISSYDPQYQGWNVIASLAAFALGVSTLPFIANIVGSWLYGPRAVDNPWHATGLEWTTSSPPPRDNFAEIPVVRRPPYDYGDPKYSVIEPSDNS